In the Aquimarina spinulae genome, ATAGGTATACTATCATTACAAGGCATAAAATCGAGTGCCAGAAAATATATTGATAATATGAATGCTAAAATCTTCACATTACAAAGATAGTAATATTGTAATGCAATGGTATTGCAAAATTACCTAGATTCTAAATGTTATTAATTATTTTCTTTGGAAGCACGCATACTACTCTTAAAAATAAAAAACAATAGAAATCGGAGTCTGTTTTTTAAGGTTTTATATTCAAAACAAGACCAAAAAAGCGACCCCCGGGTTAACTACTCCCAGGGGTCTAAATTGAAACTTAATTGTATTTAACACAAACTCAACTTATACTAATTATGATAGTTTCAATTATATTGTTTTGTTAGGCTAGGCTTATGATACGAAGATAAGCCCTATCCTTTAAATATTTTAACGTTTTTTTGATGATAATTAACACTTAATAGTATCTTAATGCATTGATAAAATCAATAATGCTAACTAATTAAAAGTTAATTTTTAAACTATTTTATGTACCAATTATGGCATATTGATTGTTGTATTCCCAGTGTTTTTTAAATTTTTTCCCTAACACTGAAGACCCTTATTATAGCAAAATTCATGCCAATATTTTAAATTAGTCTACCTTATTTTAAAATAAACACGGTTTAAAAACCCTCGGGTAACTACTCCCGAGGGCTAGAATTGAAACTAATTATGAAATTTTACACAAATTCAACTTACATAATTAATCGAGTTTCAATTATTGTACTGTAATATCAAAACTTTGGGTAATATCAGTATCACCTCCTGCATTAGTAATATTACCACCGACTACTCCTTCTGCAGCTTTATTAGGTTGGTGTCTCAATGTTACTGTAAAGGTTCCGGTTCCTGCACCTGTTGTTGTTACTGTAAATGCTAGTCCAACAGGATTCGTTGTCGTAAAAGAGGTTCCATCTTCTTTTTTATAATCTGATTCTTTATCAGTATAAGCTGTGGTAATGTTTAGTGCAGAACTTGTTTCGTAGAAAAACTGATGTTCATCTGCTTCTGCCTCTATCTCTTCATTGATTGATTCGGCAGGACTCTCAGATTCATTAAGCAATTCTACAGATCCAGTATATGTTGTATTGGCGCTTAAACTGCCTGAAACTGTTATTACTGGTTCTTTCGGACCATCTGCTCCATCTTCATCGGTAACAATTAAAGTTACAGTTCCTCCACCACCAACTAGAGATACCGTCATTTTGGTTATTAATTCCTCTTCATTAACCGGTACAGGATTATCATCATCGCTAGAGCAAGATGCGAATAAAATACCTCCGACGATAAGCGTTGATAAAAGTTTGCGTGTGTTCATCATTTCTAAAATTTAATTTAATAGTTAATTGATAATCTTAATAAAAAATTCCTACCTAAATCATCTGCAAAATATCGCTGACGATTTAAGTAATTTCTATAGCTTGTATTCAATATGTTGTTTATTGTTAATCCAACTTTTAGTTTATTTCGTTCTCCTAAAGGGAACTCCATACTAGTGTCTGCATTTAATAAATGATATGCATCTGGAGGAGTATTGACCTTTAATAATACATCTTCATTTTGCTGTGGAGAGAACACAGATATATTGGACGGGTACTCATTTTGTCTCAAAAAGTATTGACTTTCTAAAGAAACATTAAGTCCGAACCAATTTTTGTTACTATAAGTAATACTGTTATTAAAAGTTGGTGCAGGGATATTGATCAATGCAGCATCTTTTTTATTTTCTTTTCCTTTTACCATAGAAAAACTATGATCTGTTCTCCAGTTCTGATGCCAATTGGCATAAAGTTTTGCATCTACACCCAATAATCTAACATTGGTTTGTCGATATTCCCAAACAGGAAACGCTCCTCGTATAGATAGCTCGACATCTACAGGTTCTAGCAAAATATAATCATTTATAAAATTGGCATATGGTGCAATTTCCCATCCCCATTTTTCTGTATTCTTTTGTGCGGTTAGAGATATTTTATGAGATGTTTCCTGATCCATCCTTAAATCTCCTAACTCAATTCTCGCAGCCGAGTGATGTAGGCCATCACTAAATAACTCTGAAGGATTAGGAGCGCGTTGTGCTAATGCATAATTGAATCTGAATTCGTAATCTTCTCTAAAAGTATATTGTATTCCTGCGGTACCAGAAACACTATGGTAATCAAAAACTGGATTAGTAAGCCATTGTGTATTAAAATCCTCAATAATGAGATCAGAAAATTCTACATCATATCCTCTTTCTTCCCATCTTGATTTTAAATAAAATTTCTTAGCATCCATACGATTATAATCGTATCGAATACCTGCATCTATAATGATATCATTTGTTGCACCATATTCACCTGTAACAAATACTCCAGTATCATACTTATCATAGTCGGGAATTAATCTTTTTACTCCTGTACCTGGGTCTGCAAAATTATTCTGATATCTAAATAACACTCCTACATTCCACAGAAAATCAGGATTCGAATCAAAACTAAAATCTGAAGTTAGCGTATGTGTTTTTAGCTCAAGATCTATACTAGGTAATTTGGTGAGTTCTTCTGTTCTACGAATATCAAACTCTAATCGTTTATTATATTGAAAATCATATTGCGTATTCCATTTTCCAAGTTCTTCAAAACGTTTAAAATACCGAAGACGTCCCAGATGGTGAGTAACTTCTTGCTTAGGATTATCAATCTCATAGGTAAAATCTCTAACAATTGCAGGTTGCTGCTCATTAATAGCATCTATAAGATCGTCTACATTGCCAATATGAGATGTTGCCAGTACTCCAATTTCGTTATCAAAAAAAGAATAATATGCATCCCAGCCGTGAGTAAATTTATTTACTCCAAAAGATAAGGAAGCTCCTTTTTCGAATACTCCCGTATTCGAAAGAACATAATCTGGTGCTTCTACATCTCCAAAGCGTTTTAATGTTCCTTGTACTTTAAAAAACCATCCATTCTTATATCCTTTAATCAATTCTGAAGAAACCGATCCTCCTCTACCATTTACAGCTCCTGACAATCGGGTTTTCCCAAATAAAGTATCTTTTGCAGGTACTTTATGAGGTTCCATAATGATAACACCACCTATTGCGTCTCCTCCATACTGTAGTGCAGAAGCTCCTTTAACAACAGTAACATTTCCTGCTGTGTTAATATCTATATTAGGTGCATGTTCGTCACCCCATTCCATATCTTGCATCCGAACGCCATTATTCATGATCAATACACGACTTCCGCTAAGACCCTGAATAATCGGTTTTACTATCGTAGATCCGGTATTTAAAGACGAAACACCTGTAATTTCTCTAAGGGCATCTCCCAAAGAGGCACTGCCGTATTTTTCTATGATATCAGAGCCTATCGTTTCTTCTTGAGCAGAAGTTGTTTTAGTATTATTGGCTCCCGAAACTTTTACTTCTTCTAATTCATTAAGGTGATGTTCTAAGGAGAAATCTTTTGAGGACGTTTTGCCTACATCAAGAGTTACTACCTGCGAATTACACTTTTCATGAGAAACAGTAAAAGCATATGCCGTCGCACATAAACCTGTAATAGAATATTTACCAGAAGCGTCTGTCACGATTGTACGATTATTAAATGTTATTGTAGCGCCTTCAAGGGGTGCTCCGTCATGAAAATCTATGACTCTGCCAGAAAGTGTTTTATCACATTCTTGTGCTGAAAGGAGATTAATCCCGAGAAGAAACACAAGTAACCAAGTGTGTCTTTTCATTTGTAAAATAAATAATAGATAAACTGATTGGTATGGATATACCACAGTTAAGTTTCAGTAATAAAGTTTAGGTAAAACTAAGCTACAGGGGGTGCTTTGTTTAGAAAATTGTATGCAGCAGATGAATCAAAATATCGATTCACATAAGTTGCTCGAACAATATCGGCAGGAATATGCACTGCTTCAGGAACAGTAACTGTGTCTACAGATATAAAATTATCATTATGATGATCAGAAGTAAATTTACAAAGAGTGCAATCTGTATCATTAGCATCATGACCTACAAGATGTAAATCTGCTAATTGAATGATACCAAAGAGTACCAAAAATACGGAAGCCAGTATTTGCCTATTAAACTTCATAACAGCAAATAAACGAAAAAAAATGATTGCTTATTACATTTTTTGGCTAAGAAAGTGTTAAAGACCTATAAAATCTATACTTTTTTGCACTATTTCCTCAAGGTGTTTTGATAAATTGTTGTTTTGCCAGGGATGTTTTACACCAAAGATATGATCTGCTCCTTCTACTATGAATAGTTGGCTATTGACGCTCCAGGCGTGTATATTTTTGCTTTCCTGCACATCAACTGTCGGATCACTTGTACCATGAACAATTAAATGTGGTATTTCAATTTTTTTGGCTGCATTAGCGATGGTTAATCTATCTTCATTCTCGATAAAAGATGTGTAAAACTGAAAATAATGTGGCATTTGCTGTTTGGTTCTTCCATTTTCGATATACATTACTCCTTTCTTCTGCCAATATGTAAAGGCTTCTCCTTTTGGAAATCGATTTTTATAATCAGAAACGCTTGCCCATGTTATTAATGTAGTGATTCTCTTATCTTCTGCGGCTTTAATAGTTACAATTCCACCACCACGAGAATGGCCTATCAAAGAAATGTTTGCAGTATTAATTTCATTTTTGAATTTAAAACCTGAAGAGGTTACCCAATTTATAATGGTTTCTAAATCATCCAATTCTTTGATATAATTATTATTACCAAAAGCTTCGAGGTCAGGAAAATCAATAGGTTGTTTTGTAGTGCCTCCGTTATGCGAGAAATTAAATTTTACAAAGAAAAATCCAGCATTGGCAAAAGTTTCTGCCACCAGATCCCAGGCTCCCCAATCTTTAAAACCTTTATACCCATGACAAAAAATAATAATAGGTTTTGGCAACTCATTATTAGTATAGAAAACATCTGTCAAAATTGGTTTTTGATGTTTTCCTGCTACTATTATATTTTTGTTTTTAATCATCATAATTCTAAGTATAGAGTTTAGTATCCAAGCTATTGCAGCTACACTTCTTTTTCAATAAATGGGATTTCAATATTAAAAATTTTCAGGATCAGTTTTTTTAACTGTAGTAGATAATCGTCAAACACTGCATTTGTAATTTCGTAATTTGCTTTCCCTCTTATGCTTTCTTTTGTCCCAAACTTAAGAAACCCTTCCTGAAGATTCTTAAATGAAATTATGCCTGCTTGAAAAGCTTCTGAAATTGGATTTTCATTATGTTGCATATATGCATACGCCAAAACCTGGATTACTTTGCTGTATTTATATTCATCGGTAATTATATCCCAATCCATAATAACAACATCATTTCGACCTACTCTTCCTGTCTTATAATCTATTATCCTTACTTGCCCATCCAGCTCATCAATACGATCTACTTTTCCTTTAATATAAATAGGAAAATCCAACTCAGGAATTTTTAATTTCGTTTTTAGATTACTTTCTATCGCCAGAATCTTTAATCGGGCACCACTCTTTATTAGTTTCTCCTCGGCTTTCAAGAAATTATACACATATTGCTTGGCTACTTCAAAAATCAAAAGATTTTTACCTTGCGTGATATTGAGTTTTGTATATTCTTGTTTAAACTGATCCCGAAGTTCGATATCGATTTGGCTTCTCATCTTATCGATATCTTCGATAGTTAGAAACTTATTTTCTAATGGTTTATAAAAAGTTTCGAGTGTATTATGGATAACTGTCCCCAAAGTATTTGCAGCGATAGTTTCTTCTACCTGTTCGGTTTCTGTAACACCCAAAACATATTTATAATAGAAGTCCATCGGGTTTCTTATATAAGCAGTTAATGCAGAAGGGGACAACCCGTATGCACATAGTTCTTTTAATTTTAGCAAAACCGCTTCATTTTTCTTTATCTGCAATGGTTGGTTAGTTAACATAGGGACTTCTGCCGACACTACATATTTTGTGAGTTTATGCTTGGGTCTTTTATCAATATCTAACTGAAGTAGAAATCTGCTCTTTTCTCCACCACCTACTCCTTCGTCTTCTGTATTATACAGCAGGTATACTTTTTTAGCTCTTTGGATCAATCTATAAAAGTGATATGTATATATAGCGTCTTTTTCTTTATATGTAGGAAGGCTGTATGCTCTTTTGAGATCATAAGGAATGAAAGAATTCATGCTTTTCCCGGCAGGTAAAACTCCTTCATTAACTGAAGTGATAATAACAGTTTCAAAATCAAGACATCGGGATTCTAACATTCCCATAAGCTGTAGTCCGCTAAATGGCTCACCAGAAAAATCTAATGTCTCAGACATCATAATATCTTTATACAATGTATATAAAGATCCAATCGTTTCTAAGTATTGATAGCTATCATGTAGTGTAAAAACTTTATTAAAAACTAAATGGAAATGATATACATATTCTAGTTCTAACTCATCGTTTTTCTTATCAAGATTATTCTTGAGTAATAGTATTATTTTTTTACAATTTTCTAAGGCTGTAGTAACATCTTTCCAAGGATCAAATAGTAATGCAAGAGTTTGTTTCTCCTCATCCGAAGCTTTTTCTTGTAGTTTATCTAATGTTATGTAAACGATATTTTCTTTAGAAATGGTATTGATTAATCGTGTTGCTTCAAATCCTAATATTCTATACGCGGGTAGGCTATTTAAAATCTCTAATACTAATTTATAATAGAATCCTTTGGAGCTAGAGTTTTTATGAAGGCTAAATAACAGCTCAAAAAATGCAGCTATTGGAACTTCTTTAAGAGGTAGTCCCATTGTAATATTTAGGGCTTCGATTGTATTAGGCAATGAATTAAGCAGGGGCTGCAATAGCGTCTCGTCTGCAAGTACCAAAGCTGTTTTTTCGATCTCGGACTTGGGTATCGAAGTAAGTATCTGACCAATAGATTTTGCTTGCCCTATATTTTTAGGTACTCCTACCAGAGTAATGTCTTTTTCTTCAGAAAAATTGTTTTGTACCCATTGAAATGGATTCTTTTTATAATATCCCCATTGATTTTTATATGTTCGTAAGAATAATGATGCTTCGTGGTAGGTATTCTCCATAAAAAATTGATCTGCGTCCCAATACACCCGAGCTATATTAGCTTCTAAAAGTGATTGAAAAATGATCTGCTCTGCATTATTAAGTGCATTAAACCCTACCAGGATATGTGTTTTACTTTCGGTATTAATATATGCCTGGATATCTTCTGATGCTTTTCTGTACAGCAACCCTTGATATCCTATTTTTTTGGAAAGCAGTTTATTTTTAAAATTGTCATAGTAATCCATCAGGTTTTCCCAAAACCTAATATAATTTTTAACTAATTCGGTCTTTTCTTTTTGTAAATACCAATGGTTTAAGTCTTGTATCCCTGATAAATAAGCAAAAAAGCTCTTATGATCTATACAGTATCTGTCGATTTCATTAAAATCATAGATTAGGGTCTGGGCCCAATTACTAAATGTTTCGAAATCTTCCTTTTCTAAGTGAGTATGAGTGTTTAAATAGGTTTCATAAAACTCAAATAATGTCTGAACATTATCAATTTGTTGCAATCCTGATAATCGAACAATAAATTCTTCAATACTAAGGATTATTGGCGCAAAAAGAGTTTGATCGGGATATGTCTCTAAAAGTTCTTTTTTAAGAAAAAGCCCTGCTCTTTTACTAGGCACCAGAAAAATTAGATCACTTATTTTTTCTGTAGTGCCTTGCACTTCTAGGATAACTTCTTTTAGGAAACTTTTCAAGTATTTATGATTTTATTGCAAGGTATTAAATCTGAAGGCAAACCTGAACCTCTTAAGAAGAATCGATCGTGTTAAGTCAAGATCTTTATTTAATTTTCTAAAAACAAAAAACGTCCCGAAAATTTCGGGACGTTTTTATTATTATGATTGAGAGATTTTATTCTTATTTTACTAAGTTAATCTCTACACGTCTGTTTTCTTTTCTACCTTTTCTAGTCTTATTAGAAGAGATAGGTCTGTCTTCACCATAACCAACAGCTGATAATCTGAACTGGTCGATACCATTTTCTGTCAAGTAGTTCTTAACAGAATTTGCTCTAGAATCAGATAATCTTTGATTAAGTTTAGCACTTCCTACACTATCAGTATGTCCTTCTACAGTAAATTTAGCATTAGGGTACTCTTTTAATATCGATATGATATCAGCAAGTGCTTGATTAGACTCTGATTTAATGGTAGATTTACCAGAATCGAACAAGATAGTTTTTGCATAGTTATTAAGAGTCTTCTGTACTTCTTCAGTTACTTCTGGACAACCATTGTTAGCAACAGTACCAGCAACGTCAGGACAGTTATCATCTTTATCTAATACACCATCACCGTCTTTATCTTGGTAAGGGCATCCATTATTAGCAGCTGGTCCAGCTTCATTAGGACAACCATCTTTACCGTCAGCGATACCATCACCGTCAGCATCAGGACATCCATTAAGAGCAGGTAATCCAGCTTCAGTAGGACACTCATCTTTAGGATCTGGAACTCCGTCACCGTCAGTATCAGGACATCCATTAAATTCAGCAGTACCTGCAGTATCAGGACATTCATCTTTAGCATCAGTGATTCCATCACCATCAGTATCAGGACATCCGTTGAATTCCTCTAAACCAGGAACATCTGGACACTCATCATCTTTGTCATATATTCCGTCACCGTCAGTATCTTTACCTCCAAATGCGAAAGTAAGTCCTGCAGAATGTTGGAAATGAGTTGGTGGGTAACTACCAGTCTCATAATCTTCAAATACATGCTTATAAGTTGTTTGAAGGTTAAATGCTAAGTTTTCAGTTAACCAAAAGTTGAATCCAAGAGAACCGTTTAATGTTCCAGCTCCTTTTTCATCAAGCCAAGTATAACCTCCACCTACACCTAAGTAAGGATCGATCCAACCTGAACCAAATGCTTTCCTAAAGCTGTAGCTAATTCTACCATCTATGGCATAATAAGATAGGTCATCAACTTTTAAATCTTCTCCTGTAACAGGATTTTCTCCCCAGTTTTCTATTTTGTTAACCGATCCTGCCGCTGTAAAACTAAAACCATCTCCTATATATCTACCAACAGATAATTTGGAAACAGATGGAAGGATGTTCCAGTGGTCACTAGCATTAAAATATTCATCGAAAATTTCTCCCTGACTAGTAAGGTCTCCCCCAGTAGGAAAGATGTCAACGGCATTAATACCTATAGAAACCGCCCAAGGATTGTTTTCATCTTGTGCATTCGCCGTACTAAATCCAAGTACAAGTAACGAAGCCACTAAAAATCTGCTAAGATGTTTCATATTCAATAATTTAATTTTTAAGTGTTAATTAGAGCAAATGTAATATGTTAAAAATAACTGTCAAAGATAAATCTAATAAATTTTTCTTAACAGGCCAGCATATATCGCAGCTTTGGAGAGTGTAGTAGTTTTTTCTTACAGTTTTCAAGCCCCAAAAAAAGCAATAATTTTAACCTTATTAGAGAAAAATTAAAGTATTTATCTCAGCAATTACGTTACAATTATAAGATAAAAATACCTTTTATCCTTAAATTTCTTTTAGTAATTATAAAAATGATAGTTTATTTATACGTGTTTTAAGGTGATATTATCATTAAAATAAATTAGAATTTTACCTTTTATAGTGTGTCCTATTTTTTCAAGAAGTGATGCATAGCCCTGTATTTGTATAGTGTGAGAAGTATTATGAACCCCCGTTTTATAATCTATTATGGTGGTTCGATTATTTTTGTCGACTACTACTCTATCTGGTCGAAATAATCTTCCATTAGAAATTATATCTCTTTCGTTATATACCACATTATCTAAAGAAAAATATTGAGAAAGCTCTGGATGGTCTACAATACCTTTTATTTCATCATAAAGTATTTCTTTTTCAGAAATAGTAATCTCTCCTGTTTTGTGGGCTTCTTCAACAACTCTTTTCACATCCTTATATGTATCTATAGAAGCCATAAGATCATGTATCAAATTTCCTTTTTCTATTGCATTCTGTTGAGATGTGTCCCATAGTTTACCAGAATTGGTTACAATATTTACCTTATATTTTCGTGAGGAGTCCTCGAATCGAGAAAGTTTAATCACCTTTGGCTTGTCTTCTATATCTGTATTTAAAACCTCTGTTTTTTCAGGATGGCCAAAAGTATACTCTGTTTTTTCAGGATTCCATTGATCCAAATGTTTTAGATATGCTATTAATTTCCCAGAAAAAGTATTTGGGTTACTTTCTCCTTTAGAATTTAATTTCAAATTAGAAACAATATACAGTTGTTCTTTTGCACGAGTAAGTACTACATATAATAGATTAAACGCATCTAACTCTAATTGAGCTTGCCTGTTTAATACAATTTCTTCTGCATCTTTACCATACTCAGATATCCCTTTATTATAGTTGATAAAAACTTCTTCAAAATTGTCATATTTTTTACTATCTACTGCCAGCCAGGTTTTGGGCTCTATTTCTTCATAGATATCAATATTAGCATATGGATAAATAACACAGGGAAACTCCAGTCCTTTTGCTTTATGTATTGTCATGATCTGAATTGCCTGCTCTGTTTCTGGGGCAACAATGCTTAATTTATCTTTTTTGACATGCCAATACGCTAAAAAACCTACAATACCCTCTGTATGTTTTTGAGTAAATGCAAACACAACATCCAGGAAAAACTGTATATACGCTGTAGTTTTATCGGCAAGAGAAAAACTGGCTATAATATATTCTACTGCATCATAAAGAGGTTTTATAGCTACTTTGGCAAGATCAAAATCAAGCCCTAGAGTTTTAAGTTCAGAAGAAAATGTATTCTTAGTACTGTTGATCATTTTTTCCAGAAACAAATGCTTTTCTTGTATTGAAAACTTCTCGGTTAAGAAATGTAATACGTTGATTTTTGACTGAAGATGATCAGGTTGTATGCACCAGGTAAGCAGGTCAACAATAAATACAACTTGAGGAGCATTATTAATTAATAATGTTTCTGAAGAAATTATAGACAGCCCTCTTTGGGTAAGAAGATCTGCTATAACAGCTCCTTCTTTTTGTTTTCTTACAATAACACATATTTCATTAAGAGGATATCCTTTTTTGTTTAGTTCGAGTACAGTTTCATACACTTTCTCGGGATATAAATCATTCTCCTGAGCTACATTTTTTGCTTCAACAAATGATAGATTAACGTATCCATTTTTTTTGGAATTAACTTCTTGTTTATTTCCCAATATATATAATTCTCGATGTTTTTCATTTTTAAAATCACCCGACAAAAAAGTAAATAGACTATTATTGAATTTAATAATTTCTTCGTGACTACGATAATTCCTAGGAAGATTAAGAACTTGTTTTTCCTGTATTGAAAAAGGGTTTTCATCAGACGATAAATTGATAAATTGTTCTGCTTTCCCTCCTCTCCATCGATAAATTGCTTGTTTTGCATCTCCGACTATAGTAACCTGTCCTCTTTTACCTGTTAATGTTTCTGTTGAAACTGCATTATCAATAAGAGGGATCAAATTATTCCACTGTAATTCTGAAGTATCCTGAAATTCATCAATAAAATAATCTCTATAACGTTCTCCTAAACGTTCATATATAAACGGAGCTGGCTGATCCTTAATCGCTTTACTTATAATCGTATTAAATTCTGATATTAATAGAATCTTTCTCTCTTTTTTGATCCCAATTAATTCTTTATTAATTGCATTTAATACCGAAAGAGGTGTAAGGTTTTTGATAATATTTTGAAAAAAACCAATTCGTATTAATAATTGCTTTGTTATTAGAAAAGCATCTTCTACAGAAGATCTAATACTATCGATTAGTTCTTTTTTATGAGGGTCTAACTTCGCATTATAGAAAGAGGCTTCTTGTATATTCTGTTTCCAGGCTGCTTTAAAATCTGCTTTCACCTCACCTTCTGCAAGTTTTAAAAAATGGTTAGGAATCGAGCTTCGAGTAAAATCTGCATATTCTAATCCTTGGGTTTTAATGAATTGTAAAACTGTATTCGACTTAGAAATAATATCTTTCTTGCATTCGGCAACCTTTTTATTCAGCTGTTTTTTTAGAACCTCAAAATC is a window encoding:
- a CDS encoding UvrD-helicase domain-containing protein; the encoded protein is MNSTTAFVVYNAAAGAGKTYTLVKAYLIALLKGEYRDSYKNILAITFTNKAVAEMKSRILENLVAISALDTRSKYQGLLSELSTETKIPELELKQKAKRILRSILHNYAAFDVVTIDTFTHRVIRTFAHDLEIPMNFEIEMDTDALIEEAVDAVVAKIGLNEELTRLIVDFAISKLEDDKSWDITIELNKIARLLFSENDREHLNKLSHKTITDFEVLKKQLNKKVAECKKDIISKSNTVLQFIKTQGLEYADFTRSSIPNHFLKLAEGEVKADFKAAWKQNIQEASFYNAKLDPHKKELIDSIRSSVEDAFLITKQLLIRIGFFQNIIKNLTPLSVLNAINKELIGIKKERKILLISEFNTIISKAIKDQPAPFIYERLGERYRDYFIDEFQDTSELQWNNLIPLIDNAVSTETLTGKRGQVTIVGDAKQAIYRWRGGKAEQFINLSSDENPFSIQEKQVLNLPRNYRSHEEIIKFNNSLFTFLSGDFKNEKHRELYILGNKQEVNSKKNGYVNLSFVEAKNVAQENDLYPEKVYETVLELNKKGYPLNEICVIVRKQKEGAVIADLLTQRGLSIISSETLLINNAPQVVFIVDLLTWCIQPDHLQSKINVLHFLTEKFSIQEKHLFLEKMINSTKNTFSSELKTLGLDFDLAKVAIKPLYDAVEYIIASFSLADKTTAYIQFFLDVVFAFTQKHTEGIVGFLAYWHVKKDKLSIVAPETEQAIQIMTIHKAKGLEFPCVIYPYANIDIYEEIEPKTWLAVDSKKYDNFEEVFINYNKGISEYGKDAEEIVLNRQAQLELDAFNLLYVVLTRAKEQLYIVSNLKLNSKGESNPNTFSGKLIAYLKHLDQWNPEKTEYTFGHPEKTEVLNTDIEDKPKVIKLSRFEDSSRKYKVNIVTNSGKLWDTSQQNAIEKGNLIHDLMASIDTYKDVKRVVEEAHKTGEITISEKEILYDEIKGIVDHPELSQYFSLDNVVYNERDIISNGRLFRPDRVVVDKNNRTTIIDYKTGVHNTSHTIQIQGYASLLEKIGHTIKGKILIYFNDNITLKHV